The Salvia splendens isolate huo1 chromosome 20, SspV2, whole genome shotgun sequence nucleotide sequence TTCAATTACTTGGAAATGGAAGTAGTTGTATGCAACTTGCATTTATTCTTTTCTAATGTAAGAGAAATTCTACATGGAAATGATTATATAGTCCTTAGTTTTTTGGTTTTAAGTTGCTCATAATAGTAGCCTCGCACCACCACCACAATTTGAGTATTTTACTGCaagtttttaattaattgttatGGAACTACTGATGCAATAATTGGTTTTGGTGGGGGCtctgttttcttgttcattcttttatatGATGACAGCGCCTTTTTTTGGGTTGTTTGTGTTGAAGTTCAGCTATATAAAGTAGTAGAGCGAATTATCAAGAAAGTCACTTATCTTAGGAATCTGAGTTCTATAATGTTGTGCATTTGCAGTTGGTTAGTCCAGGCGCATGGTTATGCGATCTGACCTTGGAAAGGTACGAGGTCAGAGAGAAGAAGGTTTCTAAGAAGGTACCGCTTCGTCCTCCCTTTCACTCTCTTTCTAGGCCAAGGGTGTTGGTCTGAGGTTTGAATCCCGGACGTGGCCTTTAAAAATCTCTCTGGTTCATTAAATTGTTGTTTGATTTATTTAGAGACCAAGAGGGTTGAAGGCGATGGGAAGCGTGGAGTCGGATTCAGAGTAGAGGGGAAGATTTGGACTTGGTAAAAGTGGAGGTATGATATGAGAGAGTTGAGATTTGTGAAAATGTTTACAAAAAGTGTGGGCTTCGATTCGAGATGGAATTCCTGTGGTTCAGTAATTCTTTCTTCTCCTTTTGTCATCTAATACAATTGGTCTTGAAAGTATTATGTGAACAACGTCATATTTTAAATGATATTGCACCAAGTTAATGCCCTATGATAAATCTTAAACCCCAATTCGCTTACTTTAAATATCAACTTGGGTTTAAAAGGTAGGAGTACAAATATTGGCTGTCCCTTAAAGAAATATCTTCATAATCCATAAATCCaataaaacaaatatttcaattttaaaaagatAGTACCTTTTAGtgaaaaatatcaattttttaaaaaaaattcaacaaggaaacgctaagagcatctccaatagcactggacgtcaaatagccatcaaatagccttcacactgccacatcatcagcactacaattctcctgccacatcagct carries:
- the LOC121781145 gene encoding uncharacterized protein LOC121781145, whose product is MWPPKFVIALTNKEKEEDFMAIKGSKLPQRPKKRAKFIQRTLNLVSPGAWLCDLTLERYEVREKKVSKKRPRGLKAMGSVESDSE